The DNA window gtcataagggtcagtttttcgaaactgagatttatacatcatctgaaagctgaataaataagcttttcattgtgGGTATGTAGGATTGcataatgtatggtttgttaggacaggacagtatttggccaagatacagctatttaaaaatctggaatattgagaaaatcgcctttaaattggtccaaatgcagttcttagcaatgcatattactaatcaaaaattaagtttggatatatttacgataggaaatatacaaaatatcttcatggaacatgatcttcacttaatatcctaattatttttggcataaaagaaaaatcaataatcttgacccatacaatgtatttttggctattgctacaaatataagtgctacttaagactggttttgtggtattatattttattttatttcagtttaatttcatttcaattttcaaaagttttagttaacaatagcaACACTGCCTAGATTCTAAAATAACGAAAATAAAAACTTATCACTCTTGACCAATTAGATTGAACATATGGCCCCATAAACCATGCCCATTTTGCATAACTACCATTCTCTCACTTACACTTTTTCTATGATACAAACTCTTCCTCTCAGGTTCTCATTGACTGGATCAACAGTGAACTGGAGGAGGACCGAATCATCGTGAAGGATCTTGAGGAAGATCTGTATGATGGACAGGTGCTGCAGAAACTTTTTGGTAAGACAAAAACGCAGGAAttttgttcatcatctgttttggCCTTTTGCTGTGGTATTTTCAGTGTAGTAGTGAGGATGTTCTGTGTGTCGTCTCCTTCAGAGAAGCTGTCGGGTCATAAGCTGAACGTGGCGGAGGTGACGCAGTCAGAGATCGGACAGAAGCAGAAACTGCAGACGGTTCTAGAAGCTGTTAATGGAGTTCTCAGACCGCTGGAATGGAACACAGAGTGGAGCGTCGACTGTGAGCACACACtcgcatttaaagggacagttcacccaaaaataagaaTGGATGCTATTGTTGATACTATGTCGCTCTTATCCTCAGCAATTCACTCTAAGAACCTGGTTTCCATCGTGTACCTGCTGCTGGCACTGGCCATCTACTACGCGGCTCCCATCCGCTTACCTGAACATGTGTCCGTCAAGGTGATTGTGGTTAAGGTACGTCGAGTTTATTAAAGTGTGCCATtgaactttatatcaaatgcctTCTTCTTAATTACAGAGGTTTGTGTTTGTTTCAGAAAAAAGAAGGAATCCTGCAGACAACTCATGTGACCAAACAACTCACAAGTACCACAACAGAGTAAGAAGCTCCAATAGAGGCATCTAGTGGCGAAAGATGGTTATTACAGAGAAAAGTATCATTTTGTATTTGAATGTGTCATCTGATGCTGACTTTGTGTTCACTGTTTCCAACAGAATGATGATCGGAAGATCAGGTCAGTATTTTCGcacacattttaatatttttccttTAAGGTTCAATATGGTCCAAggctgcatttcccaaaagcattgtgaGCTTAAGTTGATTGTAGCTTCATTagtttcaatgggtctacgatgtacttaagcttacgatgcttttgggaaacgcagcctaGGTCATTGTAACTGGGTTATTGCTGGTCCAAGGTGGTTTACCAGCCATAATCTGCTTATTCAAGGTGGTCTAACAGATTTAAACTGGGTTAGTCCAGCTAATCAACCATCTAGACCAGCTATATGTACAAAATGGCCTGTTTTATTTAAGTAGAACCTATAAAACCAGTGAGTGGGAGTTGGTTTTATCTGTTTATTGTTTTGTCAAACTGTTTATTTTGTTGTCAATTGCAGAACGTGATGCTTTTGACACATTACTGGATCACGCACCTGACAAGCTGAACGTAGTGAAAACGGTAAGAACCGGTTTTGGACAGGACAAGAACTTCTGTGCAGCTGATTATTCAAAATTAACCTTCAATCTGTGTTTTTTCAGTCGCTGATCACGTTTGTGAATAAACACTTGAACAAACTGAACCTGGAGGTGACAGAGCTGGAATCACAGGTATAAACATAAAGACAGGTATATCTGTTAAATCTCATACAGGTCTGTAGATCAACCGCTCAAAAACCTCCtcatgtgtgtgtgaagtttgcAGATGGTGTTTATCTGGTgttgctgatgggattgttgGAAAATTACTTTGTGCCGCTGTACAATTTCTACCTCACGCCAGAAAGCTTCGAACAGAAGGTAAGTCTGCCAGGGTGGTCTAATGTGGACTGGTGAGGTCTGATGTGGTCTAAAGAGGACTGATTTGTTTTGTTGGGGTCGAATGAAGTCTAATGGAGCATTATTAGACTCAGGGTCTAATTTGTATTCATTGAATACCTCATTAGACCACATCAGACCCTGGTTTGATTTGGTCTGATATGGTTTGATGTGGACTTGTTGAGTCTAATGTGGACTTATACTATATATACTACATTAAACAACATCATACTAGACCACGTCAGACCTTGTCAGAACCAATCAGACTTCATGAATACTTAGCATCAGCCTACATCAGACCAAATCACACCATATAGGACCACATCTGTCTCAAAAAGTCCACATCAAACCATATCAGACCTTTTTGGATTTTGTTAATACCTTTTAGATGACATCACACCATATCAGACCACATCAGACTCAACAAGTCCACATCAAACCATATCAGATTTATGAATACTCTTCAGATGACATCAAACTCAGACCACATCGGTTTTAAACAAGTCCACAGTAGACATATATTATCTTTGAGGTTTGATTTGGTCTGATATGGTTTGATGTGGTCTTGTTGAGTCTAATGTGGATTCTGACTCATTGATTCTGACAGTGTCTGATGAGGTctgatttgtttttaaaaatataattaaattgccTCAGGCCCTGTCAGACTTCACAAATGCTTTTCAGACCTTATGTCTGATGCAGTATGATAAGGTCTGATTTGTATTAAGTAACTCATCAAACTGCATCAGACCTTGTCTAGACTTTATGAGTCCACATCAGACCAAAACACACCATATCAGACGTTATCGGATTTCTTTAATACTCTTTAGATGACATCACACCATATCATACCATATCAATCTCAATGTGTCCACATCAGACTAACAGTATTTCTGAAGTCTGATATGGTTTAATATGGCCTTGCTGATATGGTCCGATGTGGACTTGTGTCTAATgtgaaataattaaatttaacagGTTCTGATTTGCTTTGATGAGGTCTGGTTTGTATTCAAATACCTCATTAAAACTGCATCAGACCCTGTCAGACTTTATGAATCCACATCAGACTATATCAAACCACATCACAGCATATGTGACCACATTAGACCAAACAAGTCCACATTAAACAATTAGTATTTATGAAGTCTGATGTGGACTTGTCAAATGTGAAATCATTAAGTTTGACATGGTCTGATGCGGTTTGATGAGTTTGTTTTTCAAATGCCTAATTAAAACTGCACCATACCCTGTCAGACTTTATGAATCCACATCAGACTGCATCAAACAACAACATGCTAAACCACATCACACCTTATCAGAACTTATCAGATTTTATGAATATTGTTTAAACCATATTAGACCACATTAATCTAATTGAGTTCACTTTAGACGAATTGTATTTATAAAGTCTGATTGAGTTTAATGTAATTTGAGACTTTGAGAGACTTTGTAATTTGTAGACTTGATATGGTCTGATGTGGACTTGAGTCTAATGTGAATTCACTAAGTCTGAATGGATCTGATGTGGTTTGATAAGGTCTGCTTTGTTTTCAAATGCCTCCTTAAAACTGCATCATACCCTGTCAGACTTTATGAATCCACATCAGACAACATCAAACCACATCACAACAGATCAGACCATATTAGGATAAAAAGTCCACATCAAACAATTAGTATTTATGAAGTCTGATATAATTTTATGTAGACTTGCTGGTATGTTCTGAAGTGAAATCTTTAAGTCTGACAGGGTCTTATGTGGTTTAATGAAGTCTGGTTTGTAAATACCTAATTAAAACTGCATCAGACCTTATCAGAACCAATCAGACTTCATGAATACTGTTCAGACCATGTCGGACCACATCAATCTCAACAAGTTCGCATCAGATGAATAGTATTTATGAAGTCTGATATGGTCTGATGTGGACTTGAGTCTAATGTGAAATCATTTAGTCTGACAGGGTCTTATGTGGTTTGACGAAATCtggtttgtttgtaaatacctCATTAAAACTGCATCAGACCTTGTCAGAACTTATGAATCCACATCAGACTACATCAAACAACAACACACTAGACCTTATCAGAACCAATCAGACTTCATGAATACTGTTTAGACCATATCGGACCATGAATAGTATTTATGAAGTCTGATATGGTCTGATGTGGACTTGAGTCTAATGTGAAATCATTAAGTCTGACAGGGTTTAATGTGGTTTGATGAGGTCTGGTTTGTTTTCAAATGCCTCATTAAAACGGCATCATACCCTGTCAGACTTTATGAATCTACATCAAACCACATCACACCATATGAGATCACATTAGACTAAACAAGTCCACATCAAATGATTAGTATTTATTAAATTTGATATGGATTTGCTGATATGGTCTGATGTGGACTTGAGTCTAATGTGAAATCATTAAGTCTGGCAGGGTCTGATGTGGTTTGATGAGGTCTGGTTTGTTTACAAATGTCAGACTTTATGAATCCACATCAGATTACATCAAACCACATCACACCATATGAGATCACATTAGACTAAAGTCCACATCAAATTATTAGCATTTATTAAATCTGATATGGCTTGATGTGGATTTGCTGATATGGTATAATATGGACTTGAGTCTAACGTAAATTCATTAAGTCTGGGAGGGTCTGATGAGGTTTGATGAGGTCTAGTTTGTTTTCAAATGCCTTATTAAAACTGCAAACCACATCACGCCATATCAGACCGTTAGACTAAACAAGTCCACATCAAAACATATCAGAGCCAAGTGGTCTTATGTGAACTTGTGAAGTCTGATAGAATCTGATGTGGTCTGCAGTGGACTTCTATAGTCTATAGTCTGATTATGGGATCTGTTTTGTAGCATTTTGAACAGATTTTGTACTAATTGTTATAGAAAGGATTGCTAGAGTGTTTTTCTGTCTTGTAGGTGCATAATGTCTCATTTGCTTTTGAGCTCATGCAAGATGGTGGATTACAGAAACCCAAAGCGCGACCAGAAGGTACTAGAAAAATCAGTGCCAGCAATGTTACGTCAGCATTATGTACACAACCTTCAGACATCATAACAGACCaactcattgtctgcacctgttcACATTCTTACCCACATTATCCACTAGATGGAGATGTTCCTCAACTGATGCAGCATACTGTACTCCCCTTTTAACTCTAACTAAACATACTGTGTTCCTTCACAGTGACAGTTAACACATTCAAACCTCTGTCTGTTTAACAGCGATTCTGTTGTTTGTGTCTTGCAGATGTGGTGAACTTGAATTTGAAGTCAACACTCAGGGTGCTTTACAACCTTTTCACCAACTACAAGAACTCAGAATAACACTGATCCAAGGAAAGTTGCTACATGCCTCACTGACAGGGCTTCTGCGCTCACACATGCGCACACCCCTCTGGTGTTCCTTTTCTACGTAAGAAtggaatattttgtattatttggcTTATTTTTGCCCAGAATCGAATGTATTCAGCCTTAATGATGCGTCAGTGTAGCagctcattaaaatatttaatttttctcGCATTTGACTTACGCAAACGAGACCTGCCACTGCTTTAAGCACTACACCGGAGTGACTTTTTGTCCTGGAATGCACTGTGTATTTTATTCTCATGGAAATGCTgtaattatttcaaataaacaaGTACTTTCTATACATGCTGGACTGAAATCATTTTGACTCTGTATTTGAACAGAGAGTCTTGATGGTCTCAAAAAATAAATTTGTAGAGttttttttgatcaaaataaGCAGTTAAGTATCACGTCTGCATACACAGAATTATTCATGCTTAAAACCTTGGTCCATATAAATATTTCACCTTCATGTGTCTCACGCGAGTTTAAAGATTCATTTGTGGGTGTGATTCATTATGACAGACCATCACtgtaccttttatttatttagggcTGTTTGCTTCATGAAGCATCGCTATTAGTATTGCTCACACACTTAGTGTtgataatatattaaaagttgtatataaagtatatattaaATAACAGGCAGTCTGAAGACCCAAGCAATGTCCTTCCAATCAATAAAGCGATGCTAGATTACTCTGGGCAAATGGGATGCAAATGAATTATTAATTGTAGTCTGTTACGGATTCCAAATTGCATTACAAAAATTCTAGTTAGTAATGCAATCCATTAGATTACACATTTTAAGTAATGTAATCAGACTACttggattacttttgacctaacttgtttatcacattgatttaaataggataatcttgtactACAATAACAGACTGGTAGGAAAAacttttggacttttttttttttttttagaaaattctgTGACGAAAAATTGAAACGTTTTCAACTTCTGCTGTGAGAAACACCAGTGACACGATGCAACAGACCCACAATTCAGTTCGGCAATGCTTGACGTCACTCCATTCAAAGTAAACGAGAGGCATTGACGCCAATGCCCCATGTGAATGTATTGTTACATACACGGGGGCGTTGGCATTGATGCTTGAAGGAGGGCGTGCCTGAAGCTTGGTACTGATGTGTCCGTCATGGTGACAACAGCCAATCATATCAATCGGTGTGAATGTACTGTTAACAAACACGCGCACATAAGTACATTGCAAGTCTGCAAGTGTACAAGTGCACATTAAGTGTTCTATTTGGGACAGGGCCTTTGTTTAGAGGCAGAACGTTAAAGAATGTGACACACATATCTCCCGGaaaaatttgtgcattttaatgtgttcgAACTCCCTGCAGgtgctttttcagattttttgcgCAATATttaccaggtggcgcaaggaacaacattctagAGCACTGTGTTTCAGGACAAGCCTGACAGGGCCCGACTTATTTACACCCCTAGGGACAGGCTTCGAAACAATTTTCACTTCATAGCTCGGACATGGGCCAGGCATCGTGTCTGTTTTAGGCctctccttatttttatattttagagaaCCATCCGTTATGGTGTTGAAAAATGGggatgactgccccctactgatcatgtctttcctgtgcaAGAGCATTCGTTGTGGTCCTATGTGGTCCTTTTACACTCATTCTTAACGGCCACATCTGTAGTTGATGCAGTGTTGAAATGTTGAGAAATCTCGTCTTACTAAAATGACTTTTGTGAacccagtggtcaaatgctgtgctCTCAATTTCGGTGTAATTATAGTCACCTGACTAGTGACTGATCCTAGTCTAAAAAACTAGAAGACTTTCTTAatgtatataagcagtaggctattttagaaagatcaataaattatgaatcatgcaatgaataaaaatttaactgtagtctgattataaTTAGATTACAATACCCTAGCTGAGTTTTGCATGGGCAAACACCACTCTCACTCTTTGAAATACATAAACCATAGTTTTTCAGTATGATTGTGCCTCTCAGGGTGACGCAGAATGTAAACAGAACCACAGATGGGTGAGTCTGAATCTAAATAATCCTGTTGTTTTCAGATGCTCCTTTGAGGGGCTTGTTTCAGTTGTTTGTTCTGGATTCAAACTTGCGTTTAATGGGGGAATTCATTGGGATGGTAACCATGGTAACCCTTCGGCCCAAATTACCTCTGGATTTTCTAGTCAAAGGGAGGCGTTCTCTCCATCACAGT is part of the Garra rufa chromosome 25, GarRuf1.0, whole genome shotgun sequence genome and encodes:
- the LOC141301940 gene encoding beta-parvin-like; protein product: MAGLLCGTKKRKQVSDLQEEGKNAINAPLQYGSPELLPEDTLLEENAERTILDPTSREDLNFKDLQKVLIDWINSELEEDRIIVKDLEEDLYDGQVLQKLFEKLSGHKLNVAEVTQSEIGQKQKLQTVLEAVNGVLRPLEWNTEWSVDSIHSKNLVSIVYLLLALAIYYAAPIRLPEHVSVKVIVVKKKEGILQTTHVTKQLTSTTTEMMIGRSERDAFDTLLDHAPDKLNVVKTSLITFVNKHLNKLNLEVTELESQFADGVYLVLLMGLLENYFVPLYNFYLTPESFEQKVHNVSFAFELMQDGGLQKPKARPEDVVNLNLKSTLRVLYNLFTNYKNSE